A single Oryctolagus cuniculus chromosome 18, mOryCun1.1, whole genome shotgun sequence DNA region contains:
- the TSHZ3 gene encoding teashirt homolog 3 isoform X1 translates to MPRRKQQAPRRAAAYVSDELKAAALVDEDLEADEHPADGEPAAKYPCPEKELSKTCPSYQDSPAAEFSSHDLDSESHISETSDRMADFESGSVKNEEETKEVPAPLEDTTVSDSLEQMKAVYNNFLSNSYWSNLNLSLHQPSSEKNNGSSSSSSSSSSSCGSGSFDWHQSAMAKTLQQVSQSRMLPEPSLFSTVQLYRQSSKLYGSIFTGASKFRCKDCSAAYDTLVELTVHMNETGHYRDDNHETDNNNPKRWSKPRKRSLLEMEGKEDAQKVLKCMYCGHSFESLQDLSVHMIKTKHYQKVPLKEPVTPVAAKIIPAAAAATARKKAPLELEVPSSPDSTGGTPKATLADTNDALQKNSNPYITPNNRYGHQNGASYAWHFEARKSQILKCMECGSSHDTLQELTAHMMVTGHFIKVTNSAMKKGKPIMETTATPSVATLLDEKVQSVPLAATTFTSPSSTPASVSPKLTVVEVKKEVDKEKAVAEEKPKEKEKPSEDEEKYDISSKYHYLTENDLEESPKGGLDILKSLENTVTSAINKAQNGTPSWGGYPSIHAAYQLPNMMKLSLGSAGKSAPLKPMFGNSELVSPTKSQTLVSPPSSQTSPMPKTNFHAMEELVKKVSEKVAKVEEKMKEPEGKLSPPKRATPSPCSSEFSEPIKVEAASEGGFKSQEGSPSPPRDGAKEGSPAAAAAEPVENGKALGQPLAGGLSASTAIITDHPPEQPFVNPLSALQSVMNIHLGKAAKPSLPALDPMSMLFKMSNSLAEKAAVATPPPLQAKKADPLDRYFYHVSNDQPIDLTKGKGDKGCPLGSVLLSPTSTAPATASSTATAAAKTSAVVSFMSSSPLRENALSDISDMLKNLTESHTSKSSTPSSLSEKSDTDGTTLEEAEEATPAQKRKGRQSNWNPQHLLILQAQFAASLRQTSEGKYIMSDLSPQERMHISRFTGLSMTTISHWLANVKYQLRRTGGTKFLKNLDTGHPVFFCNDCASQIRTPSTYISHLESHLGFRLRDLSKLSTEQISNQIAQTKSPSEKLVTSSPEEDLGTSYQCKLCNRTFASKHAVKLHLSKTHGKSPEDHLLYVSELEKQ, encoded by the coding sequence CCTATGTTTCAGATGAACTCAAGGCAGCTGCCCTGGTGGACGAAGACCTAGAAGCGGACGAGCACCCAGCAGATGGCGAGCCGGCGGCCAAATACCCGTGCCCGGAAAAGGAGCTCAGCAAGACCTGCCCCAGCTACCAGGACTCCCCGGCCGCCGAGTTCTCCAGCCACGACCTGGACAGCGAGTCGCACATCAGCGAGACCAGCGACCGAATGGCCGACTTTGAGAGCGGCTCGGTCAAGAACGAAGAGGAGACCAAGGAGGTCCCGGCGCCCCTGGAGGACACGACTGTGTCCGACAGCCTGGAGCAGATGAAGGCCGTGTACAACAACTTCCTCTCCAACTCCTACTGGTCCAACCTCAACctcagcctgcaccagccctCCTCGGAGAAGAACAatggtagcagcagcagcagcagcagcagtagcagcagctgCGGCAGCGGCAGCTTCGACTGGCACCAGAGTGCCATGGCCAAGACCCTGCAGCAGGTGTCCCAGAGCCGCATGCTGCCCGAGCCCAGCCTCTTTAGCACCGTGCAGCTGTACCGGCAGAGCAGCAAGCTCTACGGCTCCATCTTCACCGGGGCCAGCAAGTTCCGCTGCAAGGACTGTAGCGCCGCCTACGACACGCTGGTGGAGCTCACGGTGCACATGAACGAGACGGGCCACTACCGCGACGACAACCACGAGACCGACAACAACAACCCCAAGCGCTGGTCCAAGCCTCGCAAGCGCTCCTTGCTGGAGATGGAAGGCAAGGAAGACGCCCAGAAGGTGTTGAAGTGCATGTACTGTGGCCACTCCTTCGAGTCCCTGCAGGACCTGAGCGTGCACATGATCAAAACGAAACACTACCAAAAAGTGCCTCTGAAGGAACCCGTCACGCCCGTCGCCGCCAAAATCATccccgctgctgccgccgccaccgcccGCAAGAAGGCTCCGCTGGAACTCGAGGTCCCCAGCTCCCCGGACTCCACGGGCGGGACCCCCAAAGCCACCCTGGCGGACACCAACGACGCGCTGCAGAAAAACTCCAACCCCTATATCACGCCAAATAACCGCTACGGCCACCAGAACGGAGCCAGCTACGCGTGGCACTTTGAGGCGCGCAAGTCGCAGATCCTCAAGTGCATGGAATGCGGGAGCTCGCACGACACGCTGCAGGAGCTCACGGCCCACATGATGGTCACGGGCCACTTCATCAAGGTCACCAACTCGGCCATGAAGAAGGGCAAGCCCATCATGGAGACAACCGCCACGCCCTCCGTCGCCACGCTCCTGGACGAGAAGGTGCAGTCGGTGCCCCTGGCGGCCACCACGTTCACGTCCCCCTCCAGTACCCCTGCCAGTGTCTCCCCGAAGCTGACCGTGGTGGAGGTGAAGAAGGAGGTGGACAAGGAGAAGGCGGTCGCCGAGGAGAAGCCCAAGGAGAAGGAGAAGCCAAGCGAGGACGAGGAGAAGTATGACATCTCTTCCAAGTACCACTACTTGACCGAGAATGACTTGGAAGAGAGTCCCAAGGGGGGGCTGGACATCCTGAAGTCCCTGGAGAACACCGTGACGTCCGCCATCAACAAGGCTCAGAACGGCACCCCGAGCTGGGGCGGCTACCCCAGCATCCACGCCGCCTACCAGCTCCCCAACATGATGAAGCTGTCCCTGGGCTCGGCGGGCAAGAGCGCGCCCCTGAAGCCCATGTTCGGCAACAGCGAGCTCGTGTCCCCCACCAAGAGCCAGACCCTGGTCTCCCCGCCCAGCAGCCAGACCTCCCCCATGCCCAAGACCAACTTCCATGCCATGGAGGAGCTGGTGAAGAAGGTCAGCGAGAAGGTCGCCAAGGTGGAGGAGAAGATGAAGGAGCCCGAAGGGAAGCTGTCGCCGCCCAAGCGGGCCACGCCTTCGCCGTGCAGCAGCGAGTTCAGCGAGCCCATCAAGGTGGAGGCGGCCAGCGAGGGCGGCTTCAAGAGCCAggagggcagccccagcccgccgcGGGACGGGGCCAAGGAGGGCagccccgcggcggcggcggcagagcCCGTGGAGAATGGCAAGGCgctggggcagcccctggccGGCGGCCTGAGCGCCAGCACCGCCATCATCACGGACCACCCGCCCGAGCAGCCCTTTGTGAACCCGCTGAGCGCCCTGCAGTCCGTGATGAACATTCACCTGGGCAAGGCCGCCAAGCCCTCGCTGCCCGCCCTGGACCCCATGAGCATGCTCTTTAAGATGAGCAACAGCCTGGCCGAGAAGGCGGCCGTGGCCACGCCGCCGCCCCTGCAGGCCAAGAAGGCCGACCCCCTGGACCGCTACTTCTACCACGTGAGCAACGACCAGCCCATTGACTTGACCAAGGGCAAGGGTGACAAGGGCTGCCCGCTGGGGTCCGTGCTCCTGTCCCCCACGTCCACAGCCCCGGCCACCGCCTCCTCCACGGCGACCGCGGCGGCCAAGACGTCTGCGGTCGTGTCTTTCATGTCCAGCTCGCCACTGCGGGAGAACGCCCTGTCCGACATCTCCGACATGCTCAAGAACCTGACCGAGAGCCACACGTCCAAGTCCTCCACCCCATCCAGCCTCTCCGAGAAGTCTGACACCGACGGGACCaccctggaggaggcagaggaggccaCCCCGGCGCAGAAGAGGAAGGGCCGCCAGTCCAACTGGAACCCGCAGCACCTGCTCATCCTCCAGGCCCAGTTCGCCGCCAGCCTGCGGCAGACGTCGGAAGGCAAGTACATCATGTCCGACCTGAGCCCGCAGGAGCGGATGCACATCTCCCGGTTCACCGGGCTCTCCATGACCACCATCAGCCACTGGCTGGCCAACGTGAAGTACCAGCTCCGAAGGACAGGTGGAACAAAGTTCCTCAAAAACTTGGACACCGGCCACCCCGTGTTCTTTTGTAACGACTGCGCCTCCCAAATCAGGACTCCCTCCACGTACATCAGCCACCTGGAGTCGCACCTGGGCTTCCGGCTCCGGGACTTGTCCAAACTCTCCACGGAACAGATTAGCAATCAGATAGCACAAACCAAGTCGCCATCAGAAAAACTGGTGACGTCCTCCCCGGAGGAGGACCTGGGGACCTCGTATCAGTGCAAGCTCTGCAATCGGACCTTTGCCAGCAAGCACGCCGTGAAACTCCACCTTAGCAAAACGCACGGGAAGTCGCCCGAGGACCACCTCCTGTACGTGTCCGAGCTGGAGAAGCAGTAG
- the TSHZ3 gene encoding teashirt homolog 3 isoform X2, producing the protein MPRRKQQAPRRAADELKAAALVDEDLEADEHPADGEPAAKYPCPEKELSKTCPSYQDSPAAEFSSHDLDSESHISETSDRMADFESGSVKNEEETKEVPAPLEDTTVSDSLEQMKAVYNNFLSNSYWSNLNLSLHQPSSEKNNGSSSSSSSSSSSCGSGSFDWHQSAMAKTLQQVSQSRMLPEPSLFSTVQLYRQSSKLYGSIFTGASKFRCKDCSAAYDTLVELTVHMNETGHYRDDNHETDNNNPKRWSKPRKRSLLEMEGKEDAQKVLKCMYCGHSFESLQDLSVHMIKTKHYQKVPLKEPVTPVAAKIIPAAAAATARKKAPLELEVPSSPDSTGGTPKATLADTNDALQKNSNPYITPNNRYGHQNGASYAWHFEARKSQILKCMECGSSHDTLQELTAHMMVTGHFIKVTNSAMKKGKPIMETTATPSVATLLDEKVQSVPLAATTFTSPSSTPASVSPKLTVVEVKKEVDKEKAVAEEKPKEKEKPSEDEEKYDISSKYHYLTENDLEESPKGGLDILKSLENTVTSAINKAQNGTPSWGGYPSIHAAYQLPNMMKLSLGSAGKSAPLKPMFGNSELVSPTKSQTLVSPPSSQTSPMPKTNFHAMEELVKKVSEKVAKVEEKMKEPEGKLSPPKRATPSPCSSEFSEPIKVEAASEGGFKSQEGSPSPPRDGAKEGSPAAAAAEPVENGKALGQPLAGGLSASTAIITDHPPEQPFVNPLSALQSVMNIHLGKAAKPSLPALDPMSMLFKMSNSLAEKAAVATPPPLQAKKADPLDRYFYHVSNDQPIDLTKGKGDKGCPLGSVLLSPTSTAPATASSTATAAAKTSAVVSFMSSSPLRENALSDISDMLKNLTESHTSKSSTPSSLSEKSDTDGTTLEEAEEATPAQKRKGRQSNWNPQHLLILQAQFAASLRQTSEGKYIMSDLSPQERMHISRFTGLSMTTISHWLANVKYQLRRTGGTKFLKNLDTGHPVFFCNDCASQIRTPSTYISHLESHLGFRLRDLSKLSTEQISNQIAQTKSPSEKLVTSSPEEDLGTSYQCKLCNRTFASKHAVKLHLSKTHGKSPEDHLLYVSELEKQ; encoded by the coding sequence ATGAACTCAAGGCAGCTGCCCTGGTGGACGAAGACCTAGAAGCGGACGAGCACCCAGCAGATGGCGAGCCGGCGGCCAAATACCCGTGCCCGGAAAAGGAGCTCAGCAAGACCTGCCCCAGCTACCAGGACTCCCCGGCCGCCGAGTTCTCCAGCCACGACCTGGACAGCGAGTCGCACATCAGCGAGACCAGCGACCGAATGGCCGACTTTGAGAGCGGCTCGGTCAAGAACGAAGAGGAGACCAAGGAGGTCCCGGCGCCCCTGGAGGACACGACTGTGTCCGACAGCCTGGAGCAGATGAAGGCCGTGTACAACAACTTCCTCTCCAACTCCTACTGGTCCAACCTCAACctcagcctgcaccagccctCCTCGGAGAAGAACAatggtagcagcagcagcagcagcagcagtagcagcagctgCGGCAGCGGCAGCTTCGACTGGCACCAGAGTGCCATGGCCAAGACCCTGCAGCAGGTGTCCCAGAGCCGCATGCTGCCCGAGCCCAGCCTCTTTAGCACCGTGCAGCTGTACCGGCAGAGCAGCAAGCTCTACGGCTCCATCTTCACCGGGGCCAGCAAGTTCCGCTGCAAGGACTGTAGCGCCGCCTACGACACGCTGGTGGAGCTCACGGTGCACATGAACGAGACGGGCCACTACCGCGACGACAACCACGAGACCGACAACAACAACCCCAAGCGCTGGTCCAAGCCTCGCAAGCGCTCCTTGCTGGAGATGGAAGGCAAGGAAGACGCCCAGAAGGTGTTGAAGTGCATGTACTGTGGCCACTCCTTCGAGTCCCTGCAGGACCTGAGCGTGCACATGATCAAAACGAAACACTACCAAAAAGTGCCTCTGAAGGAACCCGTCACGCCCGTCGCCGCCAAAATCATccccgctgctgccgccgccaccgcccGCAAGAAGGCTCCGCTGGAACTCGAGGTCCCCAGCTCCCCGGACTCCACGGGCGGGACCCCCAAAGCCACCCTGGCGGACACCAACGACGCGCTGCAGAAAAACTCCAACCCCTATATCACGCCAAATAACCGCTACGGCCACCAGAACGGAGCCAGCTACGCGTGGCACTTTGAGGCGCGCAAGTCGCAGATCCTCAAGTGCATGGAATGCGGGAGCTCGCACGACACGCTGCAGGAGCTCACGGCCCACATGATGGTCACGGGCCACTTCATCAAGGTCACCAACTCGGCCATGAAGAAGGGCAAGCCCATCATGGAGACAACCGCCACGCCCTCCGTCGCCACGCTCCTGGACGAGAAGGTGCAGTCGGTGCCCCTGGCGGCCACCACGTTCACGTCCCCCTCCAGTACCCCTGCCAGTGTCTCCCCGAAGCTGACCGTGGTGGAGGTGAAGAAGGAGGTGGACAAGGAGAAGGCGGTCGCCGAGGAGAAGCCCAAGGAGAAGGAGAAGCCAAGCGAGGACGAGGAGAAGTATGACATCTCTTCCAAGTACCACTACTTGACCGAGAATGACTTGGAAGAGAGTCCCAAGGGGGGGCTGGACATCCTGAAGTCCCTGGAGAACACCGTGACGTCCGCCATCAACAAGGCTCAGAACGGCACCCCGAGCTGGGGCGGCTACCCCAGCATCCACGCCGCCTACCAGCTCCCCAACATGATGAAGCTGTCCCTGGGCTCGGCGGGCAAGAGCGCGCCCCTGAAGCCCATGTTCGGCAACAGCGAGCTCGTGTCCCCCACCAAGAGCCAGACCCTGGTCTCCCCGCCCAGCAGCCAGACCTCCCCCATGCCCAAGACCAACTTCCATGCCATGGAGGAGCTGGTGAAGAAGGTCAGCGAGAAGGTCGCCAAGGTGGAGGAGAAGATGAAGGAGCCCGAAGGGAAGCTGTCGCCGCCCAAGCGGGCCACGCCTTCGCCGTGCAGCAGCGAGTTCAGCGAGCCCATCAAGGTGGAGGCGGCCAGCGAGGGCGGCTTCAAGAGCCAggagggcagccccagcccgccgcGGGACGGGGCCAAGGAGGGCagccccgcggcggcggcggcagagcCCGTGGAGAATGGCAAGGCgctggggcagcccctggccGGCGGCCTGAGCGCCAGCACCGCCATCATCACGGACCACCCGCCCGAGCAGCCCTTTGTGAACCCGCTGAGCGCCCTGCAGTCCGTGATGAACATTCACCTGGGCAAGGCCGCCAAGCCCTCGCTGCCCGCCCTGGACCCCATGAGCATGCTCTTTAAGATGAGCAACAGCCTGGCCGAGAAGGCGGCCGTGGCCACGCCGCCGCCCCTGCAGGCCAAGAAGGCCGACCCCCTGGACCGCTACTTCTACCACGTGAGCAACGACCAGCCCATTGACTTGACCAAGGGCAAGGGTGACAAGGGCTGCCCGCTGGGGTCCGTGCTCCTGTCCCCCACGTCCACAGCCCCGGCCACCGCCTCCTCCACGGCGACCGCGGCGGCCAAGACGTCTGCGGTCGTGTCTTTCATGTCCAGCTCGCCACTGCGGGAGAACGCCCTGTCCGACATCTCCGACATGCTCAAGAACCTGACCGAGAGCCACACGTCCAAGTCCTCCACCCCATCCAGCCTCTCCGAGAAGTCTGACACCGACGGGACCaccctggaggaggcagaggaggccaCCCCGGCGCAGAAGAGGAAGGGCCGCCAGTCCAACTGGAACCCGCAGCACCTGCTCATCCTCCAGGCCCAGTTCGCCGCCAGCCTGCGGCAGACGTCGGAAGGCAAGTACATCATGTCCGACCTGAGCCCGCAGGAGCGGATGCACATCTCCCGGTTCACCGGGCTCTCCATGACCACCATCAGCCACTGGCTGGCCAACGTGAAGTACCAGCTCCGAAGGACAGGTGGAACAAAGTTCCTCAAAAACTTGGACACCGGCCACCCCGTGTTCTTTTGTAACGACTGCGCCTCCCAAATCAGGACTCCCTCCACGTACATCAGCCACCTGGAGTCGCACCTGGGCTTCCGGCTCCGGGACTTGTCCAAACTCTCCACGGAACAGATTAGCAATCAGATAGCACAAACCAAGTCGCCATCAGAAAAACTGGTGACGTCCTCCCCGGAGGAGGACCTGGGGACCTCGTATCAGTGCAAGCTCTGCAATCGGACCTTTGCCAGCAAGCACGCCGTGAAACTCCACCTTAGCAAAACGCACGGGAAGTCGCCCGAGGACCACCTCCTGTACGTGTCCGAGCTGGAGAAGCAGTAG
- the TSHZ3 gene encoding teashirt homolog 3 isoform X3 has product MADFESGSVKNEEETKEVPAPLEDTTVSDSLEQMKAVYNNFLSNSYWSNLNLSLHQPSSEKNNGSSSSSSSSSSSCGSGSFDWHQSAMAKTLQQVSQSRMLPEPSLFSTVQLYRQSSKLYGSIFTGASKFRCKDCSAAYDTLVELTVHMNETGHYRDDNHETDNNNPKRWSKPRKRSLLEMEGKEDAQKVLKCMYCGHSFESLQDLSVHMIKTKHYQKVPLKEPVTPVAAKIIPAAAAATARKKAPLELEVPSSPDSTGGTPKATLADTNDALQKNSNPYITPNNRYGHQNGASYAWHFEARKSQILKCMECGSSHDTLQELTAHMMVTGHFIKVTNSAMKKGKPIMETTATPSVATLLDEKVQSVPLAATTFTSPSSTPASVSPKLTVVEVKKEVDKEKAVAEEKPKEKEKPSEDEEKYDISSKYHYLTENDLEESPKGGLDILKSLENTVTSAINKAQNGTPSWGGYPSIHAAYQLPNMMKLSLGSAGKSAPLKPMFGNSELVSPTKSQTLVSPPSSQTSPMPKTNFHAMEELVKKVSEKVAKVEEKMKEPEGKLSPPKRATPSPCSSEFSEPIKVEAASEGGFKSQEGSPSPPRDGAKEGSPAAAAAEPVENGKALGQPLAGGLSASTAIITDHPPEQPFVNPLSALQSVMNIHLGKAAKPSLPALDPMSMLFKMSNSLAEKAAVATPPPLQAKKADPLDRYFYHVSNDQPIDLTKGKGDKGCPLGSVLLSPTSTAPATASSTATAAAKTSAVVSFMSSSPLRENALSDISDMLKNLTESHTSKSSTPSSLSEKSDTDGTTLEEAEEATPAQKRKGRQSNWNPQHLLILQAQFAASLRQTSEGKYIMSDLSPQERMHISRFTGLSMTTISHWLANVKYQLRRTGGTKFLKNLDTGHPVFFCNDCASQIRTPSTYISHLESHLGFRLRDLSKLSTEQISNQIAQTKSPSEKLVTSSPEEDLGTSYQCKLCNRTFASKHAVKLHLSKTHGKSPEDHLLYVSELEKQ; this is encoded by the coding sequence ATGGCCGACTTTGAGAGCGGCTCGGTCAAGAACGAAGAGGAGACCAAGGAGGTCCCGGCGCCCCTGGAGGACACGACTGTGTCCGACAGCCTGGAGCAGATGAAGGCCGTGTACAACAACTTCCTCTCCAACTCCTACTGGTCCAACCTCAACctcagcctgcaccagccctCCTCGGAGAAGAACAatggtagcagcagcagcagcagcagcagtagcagcagctgCGGCAGCGGCAGCTTCGACTGGCACCAGAGTGCCATGGCCAAGACCCTGCAGCAGGTGTCCCAGAGCCGCATGCTGCCCGAGCCCAGCCTCTTTAGCACCGTGCAGCTGTACCGGCAGAGCAGCAAGCTCTACGGCTCCATCTTCACCGGGGCCAGCAAGTTCCGCTGCAAGGACTGTAGCGCCGCCTACGACACGCTGGTGGAGCTCACGGTGCACATGAACGAGACGGGCCACTACCGCGACGACAACCACGAGACCGACAACAACAACCCCAAGCGCTGGTCCAAGCCTCGCAAGCGCTCCTTGCTGGAGATGGAAGGCAAGGAAGACGCCCAGAAGGTGTTGAAGTGCATGTACTGTGGCCACTCCTTCGAGTCCCTGCAGGACCTGAGCGTGCACATGATCAAAACGAAACACTACCAAAAAGTGCCTCTGAAGGAACCCGTCACGCCCGTCGCCGCCAAAATCATccccgctgctgccgccgccaccgcccGCAAGAAGGCTCCGCTGGAACTCGAGGTCCCCAGCTCCCCGGACTCCACGGGCGGGACCCCCAAAGCCACCCTGGCGGACACCAACGACGCGCTGCAGAAAAACTCCAACCCCTATATCACGCCAAATAACCGCTACGGCCACCAGAACGGAGCCAGCTACGCGTGGCACTTTGAGGCGCGCAAGTCGCAGATCCTCAAGTGCATGGAATGCGGGAGCTCGCACGACACGCTGCAGGAGCTCACGGCCCACATGATGGTCACGGGCCACTTCATCAAGGTCACCAACTCGGCCATGAAGAAGGGCAAGCCCATCATGGAGACAACCGCCACGCCCTCCGTCGCCACGCTCCTGGACGAGAAGGTGCAGTCGGTGCCCCTGGCGGCCACCACGTTCACGTCCCCCTCCAGTACCCCTGCCAGTGTCTCCCCGAAGCTGACCGTGGTGGAGGTGAAGAAGGAGGTGGACAAGGAGAAGGCGGTCGCCGAGGAGAAGCCCAAGGAGAAGGAGAAGCCAAGCGAGGACGAGGAGAAGTATGACATCTCTTCCAAGTACCACTACTTGACCGAGAATGACTTGGAAGAGAGTCCCAAGGGGGGGCTGGACATCCTGAAGTCCCTGGAGAACACCGTGACGTCCGCCATCAACAAGGCTCAGAACGGCACCCCGAGCTGGGGCGGCTACCCCAGCATCCACGCCGCCTACCAGCTCCCCAACATGATGAAGCTGTCCCTGGGCTCGGCGGGCAAGAGCGCGCCCCTGAAGCCCATGTTCGGCAACAGCGAGCTCGTGTCCCCCACCAAGAGCCAGACCCTGGTCTCCCCGCCCAGCAGCCAGACCTCCCCCATGCCCAAGACCAACTTCCATGCCATGGAGGAGCTGGTGAAGAAGGTCAGCGAGAAGGTCGCCAAGGTGGAGGAGAAGATGAAGGAGCCCGAAGGGAAGCTGTCGCCGCCCAAGCGGGCCACGCCTTCGCCGTGCAGCAGCGAGTTCAGCGAGCCCATCAAGGTGGAGGCGGCCAGCGAGGGCGGCTTCAAGAGCCAggagggcagccccagcccgccgcGGGACGGGGCCAAGGAGGGCagccccgcggcggcggcggcagagcCCGTGGAGAATGGCAAGGCgctggggcagcccctggccGGCGGCCTGAGCGCCAGCACCGCCATCATCACGGACCACCCGCCCGAGCAGCCCTTTGTGAACCCGCTGAGCGCCCTGCAGTCCGTGATGAACATTCACCTGGGCAAGGCCGCCAAGCCCTCGCTGCCCGCCCTGGACCCCATGAGCATGCTCTTTAAGATGAGCAACAGCCTGGCCGAGAAGGCGGCCGTGGCCACGCCGCCGCCCCTGCAGGCCAAGAAGGCCGACCCCCTGGACCGCTACTTCTACCACGTGAGCAACGACCAGCCCATTGACTTGACCAAGGGCAAGGGTGACAAGGGCTGCCCGCTGGGGTCCGTGCTCCTGTCCCCCACGTCCACAGCCCCGGCCACCGCCTCCTCCACGGCGACCGCGGCGGCCAAGACGTCTGCGGTCGTGTCTTTCATGTCCAGCTCGCCACTGCGGGAGAACGCCCTGTCCGACATCTCCGACATGCTCAAGAACCTGACCGAGAGCCACACGTCCAAGTCCTCCACCCCATCCAGCCTCTCCGAGAAGTCTGACACCGACGGGACCaccctggaggaggcagaggaggccaCCCCGGCGCAGAAGAGGAAGGGCCGCCAGTCCAACTGGAACCCGCAGCACCTGCTCATCCTCCAGGCCCAGTTCGCCGCCAGCCTGCGGCAGACGTCGGAAGGCAAGTACATCATGTCCGACCTGAGCCCGCAGGAGCGGATGCACATCTCCCGGTTCACCGGGCTCTCCATGACCACCATCAGCCACTGGCTGGCCAACGTGAAGTACCAGCTCCGAAGGACAGGTGGAACAAAGTTCCTCAAAAACTTGGACACCGGCCACCCCGTGTTCTTTTGTAACGACTGCGCCTCCCAAATCAGGACTCCCTCCACGTACATCAGCCACCTGGAGTCGCACCTGGGCTTCCGGCTCCGGGACTTGTCCAAACTCTCCACGGAACAGATTAGCAATCAGATAGCACAAACCAAGTCGCCATCAGAAAAACTGGTGACGTCCTCCCCGGAGGAGGACCTGGGGACCTCGTATCAGTGCAAGCTCTGCAATCGGACCTTTGCCAGCAAGCACGCCGTGAAACTCCACCTTAGCAAAACGCACGGGAAGTCGCCCGAGGACCACCTCCTGTACGTGTCCGAGCTGGAGAAGCAGTAG